In Macadamia integrifolia cultivar HAES 741 chromosome 13, SCU_Mint_v3, whole genome shotgun sequence, one DNA window encodes the following:
- the LOC122059233 gene encoding tRNase Z TRZ2, chloroplastic, whose protein sequence is MLTSLSISSSKFPPFLPPNEQAPASPYKFPFPVVQRLGQKVSSSGHGLGLGLSAFKGTGFLSAIDRAIEEEEYRKARAEVHRKGVDLEGYLIEGISIGGHETCIVVPRLNAAFDIGRCPSRAIHQDFLFITHAHLDHIGGLPMYVATRGLYNLKPPTIFVPPCIKEDVEKLFEIHRNMSRDELKFDLVALDVGETYEMRNDLVVRPFKTHHVIPSQGYVTYSVRKKLKKQYAHLKGKQIEKLKNSGVEITDIILYPEVAFTGDTTSDFMLDPRNADAMRAKVLITEATFLDKELSIEHTRQRGHTHIFEIIEHAQWIRNKAILLTHFSSRYKIEDIRQALSKLQPKLSAKVVALTEGFNSMYSES, encoded by the exons ATGCTGACTTCTTTAAGCATCTCAAGCTCAAAATTTCCTCCATTTCTTCCACCTAACGAACAGGCACCCGCATCCCCTTACAAATTCCCTTTCCCTGTAGTTCAGAGACTAGGACAGAAGGTCTCATCCAGTGGCCATGGCCTTGGCCTTGGATTGTCTGCCTTTAAAGGGACTGGGTTTCTCTCCGCAATAGACAGAGcgattgaagaagaggaatacAGGAAAGCCAGGGCCGAGGTTCATCGGAAAGGTGTCGACCTTGAGGGCTATTTGATTGAGGGAATATCAATAGGAGGTCACGAGACTTGCATCGTCGTTCCGAGATTGAATGCTGCTTTTGATATCGGAAGGTGTCCTTCGAGGGCTATTCATCAGGATTTCCTGTTCATAACCCATGCTCATCTTGATCACATT GGTGGACTTCCAATGTATGTAGCAACTCGTGGACTCTACAATTTAAAACCTCCAACAATATTTGTGCCACCTTGTATTAAAGAGGATGTGGAGAAGCTATTCGAAATTCACAGGAATATGAGTCGAGATGAATTGAAGTTTGATTTGGTTGcattagatgtgg GGGAAACATATGAAATGCGAAATGACCTGGTAGTGAGGCCGTTTAAAACTCACCATGTTATACCCAGCCAG GGATATGTCACTTACTCGGTAAGAAAGAAGCTGAAGAAGCAATATGCTCATttgaaaggaaaacaaattgAGAAGTTGAAGAATTCTGGGGTGGAG ATTACAGACATTATACTGTACCCAGAGGTGGCATTCACTGGAGATACAACATCTGATTTTATGCTTGATCCTCGTAACGCTGATGCCATGAGAGCAAAAGTTCTTATAACTGAG GCAACTTTCCTAGATAAAGAGCTCAGCATTGAGCACACACGACAGCGTGGCCATACTCATATATTTGAG ATCATTGAACATGCTCAGTGGATCCGGAACAAAGCCATTTTGCTCACTCATTTCTCCTCACGGTACAAAATTGAG GACATTCGTCAAGCCTTGTCAAAGCTGCAACCGAAGTTGTCCGCCAAAGTGGTTGCTTTAACAGAAGGCTTTAATTCAATGTATTCTGAGTCATGA